From Geovibrio ferrireducens, one genomic window encodes:
- a CDS encoding prepilin-type N-terminal cleavage/methylation domain-containing protein: MSARGFTLVELIIVLLIIGIGFMTVAPVMIEKATGEPEETAFLNDLLRKTADEAAELGRALPILGVKGSNSLFLHGGETVKIPGISGVLSARINDEEQSGLDYVIMVYPKGICDHFLLRVSDTEIIESIPLLMQTRLK; this comes from the coding sequence ATGTCTGCCAGAGGCTTTACTCTTGTAGAACTTATTATTGTTCTCCTTATCATCGGCATAGGCTTTATGACTGTAGCCCCTGTCATGATTGAAAAAGCCACGGGAGAACCGGAAGAAACAGCCTTTTTGAATGATCTGCTCAGGAAAACCGCGGATGAGGCGGCGGAACTGGGCAGAGCCCTTCCCATACTGGGGGTGAAAGGTTCAAACTCTCTTTTTCTCCATGGCGGTGAAACAGTTAAAATCCCCGGCATATCAGGTGTTCTTTCAGCCAGAATCAATGACGAGGAACAGTCCGGACTTGACTATGTGATCATGGTTTACCCCAAGGGAATCTGCGATCATTTTCTTTTACGGGTATCAGACACGGAAATCATAGAATCAATCCCACTCCTGATGCAGACGAGGCTGAAATGA
- a CDS encoding GspE/PulE family protein: MTAYEKVLEHYLKFPDRSDFVPVAGGEDEVSLLYSGSSGLAKARFLTFHLGVNAKLVSSEKEKIFEILETLGGDVSGEEYGSAEEILEDAEGNILSASYDDAPIIKLVNQLMIQAVKNGASDIHFEGKDNAFAVRFRVDGKLSTIRQFPKKMQDSVIARIKVISSLDVAETRKPQDGRINMKIGNRTIDVRVSTVPSVTGEKAVLRILERSKSMATLEKVGMSGHNLEIYRSALKRPNGIILVTGPTGSGKTTTLYASLLELVSDDTNIVTIEDPVEYQMEKITQVQVNPAVNITFANAIRSFLRQDPDIILVGEIRDEETAQAAVQASLTGHLVLSTLHTNDAPTAVARLIDMNVEPFLISSSLLCTMGQRLVRKICPNCKTEVESDDYVKNYFAAEGFKLPKHYMGKGCDQCFNTGYKGRTGIFEIMTVNDPLRKMINDRASSTDLMKEAKKHGYQRMFDYGYSLVKEGVTTPWELIAVTRID, from the coding sequence ATGACAGCCTACGAAAAGGTACTTGAGCATTACCTTAAATTTCCAGACAGAAGCGACTTTGTGCCCGTTGCGGGCGGCGAAGACGAAGTGTCTCTTTTATACAGCGGAAGCTCCGGACTTGCAAAAGCCCGCTTCCTTACATTTCACCTCGGCGTGAACGCAAAGCTGGTATCTTCCGAGAAAGAGAAGATATTCGAGATTCTCGAAACCCTCGGCGGTGATGTCAGCGGCGAGGAATACGGCAGTGCGGAAGAAATTCTGGAGGACGCTGAGGGGAACATTCTCTCCGCGTCATATGACGATGCGCCCATCATCAAGCTGGTTAACCAGCTTATGATTCAGGCTGTTAAGAACGGAGCCAGCGACATTCACTTCGAAGGCAAGGACAACGCCTTTGCGGTGCGTTTCAGGGTGGACGGCAAGCTCAGCACAATCCGCCAGTTCCCTAAAAAAATGCAGGATTCCGTGATTGCACGTATAAAGGTTATTTCATCCCTTGACGTTGCAGAAACAAGGAAACCGCAGGACGGCAGGATAAACATGAAAATAGGCAACCGCACCATTGACGTGCGCGTTTCCACCGTCCCTTCCGTTACCGGCGAGAAGGCCGTTCTCCGTATCCTTGAGCGTTCAAAAAGCATGGCCACCCTTGAAAAAGTCGGCATGAGCGGACATAATCTGGAAATTTACAGGTCTGCCCTCAAACGCCCCAACGGGATTATACTTGTCACCGGACCCACCGGTTCCGGTAAAACCACAACGCTTTATGCCTCGCTCCTTGAGCTTGTTTCAGATGACACCAACATAGTCACAATAGAAGATCCGGTGGAATACCAGATGGAGAAGATAACACAGGTTCAGGTGAACCCGGCGGTTAATATAACATTCGCCAATGCTATCCGCTCCTTCCTCCGTCAGGACCCGGACATTATACTCGTGGGCGAGATCAGGGATGAGGAGACGGCGCAGGCCGCTGTTCAGGCCTCTCTCACGGGACACCTTGTGCTCTCAACTCTCCACACTAACGATGCGCCTACGGCTGTTGCCAGGCTCATAGATATGAATGTGGAGCCGTTCCTTATTTCGTCATCACTCCTCTGCACCATGGGGCAGAGGCTTGTGCGTAAAATATGCCCCAACTGCAAAACCGAGGTTGAGTCTGACGACTATGTTAAAAACTACTTCGCGGCAGAGGGCTTCAAACTGCCTAAGCACTATATGGGCAAAGGCTGTGACCAGTGCTTCAACACAGGCTATAAAGGCCGTACAGGTATATTTGAAATTATGACCGTGAATGACCCGCTCCGCAAAATGATCAATGACCGCGCCTCATCCACCGACCTGATGAAGGAGGCCAAGAAGCACGGCTACCAGCGCATGTTTGACTACGGCTACAGTCTGGTTAAGGAAGGGGTCACCACTCCGTGGGAGCTTATCGCTGTAACAAGGATTGATTAA
- a CDS encoding PulJ/GspJ family protein: MKDNKGFTLAELIIAVALAGIVLTGAYAIFNTIITSRDVSVRAGDAVTVNAKLASLLSADFRQAVRNTAEIQSLSDRVALRLLTHNSLYFQGAMPVEVLYYIEDKYLFREEKLPLMDFEQRMQILPDADNFTVLFYEAGEYHDRTILGTNMIKVKLNTSGIQVEAIAGSYHQNAMFNSLGIGE; encoded by the coding sequence ATGAAAGATAACAAAGGCTTTACACTGGCGGAATTAATAATTGCGGTTGCTCTGGCCGGGATAGTGCTCACCGGAGCATACGCAATATTCAATACAATAATCACCTCGCGGGATGTCTCCGTCAGGGCTGGGGACGCAGTGACTGTAAACGCGAAGCTTGCCTCTCTGCTCTCTGCCGATTTCAGACAGGCGGTGAGAAATACCGCTGAAATACAGTCTCTGAGCGACAGGGTGGCTCTCAGGCTGCTTACCCACAACTCCCTCTATTTTCAGGGGGCAATGCCTGTGGAAGTTCTTTACTATATTGAAGACAAATACCTGTTCAGGGAGGAGAAACTGCCGCTCATGGACTTTGAGCAGAGGATGCAGATCCTTCCCGATGCGGACAATTTCACCGTGCTTTTCTATGAAGCGGGCGAATACCACGACAGAACTATCCTCGGAACAAACATGATAAAAGTTAAGCTCAATACATCAGGCATACAGGTTGAGGCAATTGCAGGAAGCTACCACCAGAACGCAATGTTCAACTCACTGGGGATAGGCGAATGA
- a CDS encoding type IV pilus modification PilV family protein → MKKGFTLLELLIAMVVLSIGMMGIFTLVRQSLDMNDYAKRKLDLLGRGYERVILTLAERKTLEEIISDNGTTYTYKLEKKDTGLAGIKACELRVSDGTAEMTLFYYER, encoded by the coding sequence ATGAAAAAAGGCTTCACCCTCCTTGAGCTTCTTATAGCAATGGTTGTCCTTTCCATCGGCATGATGGGCATTTTCACCCTTGTCAGGCAATCGCTGGATATGAACGACTACGCCAAGAGGAAGCTTGATCTGCTGGGCAGAGGGTACGAAAGAGTGATACTCACACTGGCGGAGCGCAAAACCCTTGAAGAGATAATAAGCGACAACGGCACAACATACACCTATAAGCTGGAAAAGAAGGACACCGGACTGGCCGGCATCAAAGCCTGCGAGCTGAGAGTGTCTGACGGAACAGCGGAGATGACTCTGTTTTATTATGAAAGATAA
- the murB gene encoding UDP-N-acetylmuramate dehydrogenase — MRIRENVSLKNYSSYRTGGTAKFLAEPSTTEELVECLDWAKKKSVEHFIMGGGCNLLISDQILDHLVIVLSNLNRHILKKHKKIYAGAGVLLDSMIVYTIRSYMTGAENMSGIPGTVGGALAMNAGAFGTEIGMLTDEIDLLGSDGSVFTVKGAEAGFSYRRTAAVSGSIVLGGKFLLEEGDRTESERIRKEILRKRVQKQPLEYPSCGSVFKRPEGHYAGELIERCGLKGKRIGGAMVSAKHANFIVNVGGATGSDIKNLIEEVKLIVLKETGVQLEEEVKYLGF; from the coding sequence ATGAGAATCCGAGAAAACGTATCACTTAAAAATTACTCAAGCTACCGCACCGGAGGTACGGCAAAATTTCTTGCCGAACCGTCCACAACTGAAGAATTAGTTGAATGTCTCGATTGGGCGAAAAAAAAATCGGTTGAACATTTTATAATGGGCGGCGGCTGTAACCTGTTGATCTCAGATCAAATTTTGGATCATCTTGTAATAGTTCTCAGTAATCTTAATCGGCACATTTTAAAGAAACATAAGAAAATTTATGCAGGGGCAGGAGTTCTTCTTGACTCAATGATCGTTTATACGATAAGATCTTACATGACCGGAGCCGAGAATATGAGCGGCATTCCCGGCACTGTGGGCGGTGCTCTTGCTATGAACGCAGGTGCATTTGGAACTGAAATCGGGATGTTAACTGACGAGATAGATCTCCTCGGTTCTGACGGTTCGGTTTTCACAGTGAAGGGTGCTGAGGCCGGTTTCTCATACCGCAGAACCGCGGCAGTGAGCGGAAGCATAGTTCTCGGCGGAAAATTCCTCCTTGAAGAAGGGGACAGGACGGAAAGCGAGCGTATAAGGAAGGAGATTCTCCGTAAAAGGGTGCAGAAGCAGCCTCTGGAATACCCCTCCTGCGGTTCTGTTTTCAAACGGCCTGAAGGTCACTACGCCGGAGAACTCATAGAGCGGTGCGGGTTAAAGGGAAAACGCATCGGCGGTGCTATGGTTTCTGCGAAGCACGCCAATTTTATTGTTAATGTCGGCGGCGCTACCGGTTCAGATATTAAGAACCTGATTGAAGAAGTTAAGTTAATTGTTTTGAAAGAAACGGGCGTTCAGCTTGAGGAAGAGGTGAAATACCTCGGCTTCTGA
- the mrtJ gene encoding JDVT-CTERM system glutamic-type intramembrane protease MrtJ, which yields MDRKHLILLAAFVLGSLYFSLRILFFGRSVVFDSSLVFRYLILAPLAEELFFRGVVQEWLERRKWPSFYSVSAANIAVSVLFAVFHLWGSGPAQAFPVFFPSVVFGCLYTEYRSVLPCVLCHSFYNLNVMIV from the coding sequence ATGGACAGAAAACATCTCATTCTTCTTGCCGCTTTTGTTCTGGGCAGTCTTTATTTCTCCCTGAGAATACTGTTTTTCGGAAGGAGCGTGGTTTTTGACTCCTCGCTGGTGTTCAGGTATCTGATCCTTGCGCCGCTGGCGGAGGAGCTCTTTTTCAGGGGAGTGGTTCAGGAGTGGCTTGAAAGGCGTAAATGGCCGTCTTTTTATTCTGTTTCCGCGGCGAATATCGCAGTTTCCGTGCTGTTTGCTGTTTTTCACCTCTGGGGGAGCGGGCCGGCACAGGCTTTTCCGGTGTTTTTCCCTTCCGTGGTGTTCGGGTGTCTGTACACGGAATACAGGTCAGTGCTGCCCTGCGTGCTCTGCCATTCCTTTTACAATCTCAATGTGATGATAGTGTAA
- a CDS encoding type II secretion system F family protein, with amino-acid sequence MPTFTYTGVNKSGKKVKGVLEGDTKNSAVARLMAEGVLVSEIRSVRDKKGFLSSFQLFSGKGAVPDIFFQLSLLLKSGIALVHALKVMAGSSARGRMRNVVMDVAGTVSEGKRFSDALAKYPDTFEEMYINLIRTAEEVGRLPEVLMDIARFEEEKKKVKGKLTSALMYPMAVLIMGLGVVGFLLSYVVPKLEGIFAAAGSDIPGSTKALIAISSVLQSYGIFIFILILAAAVGVRWYYRNNIKFRMKVDSRLLEIQFINHVLIARFAHVVAFQVSEGLPLTEALDNAAKVSWNRAFTAKVDAVADKVRSGDRFSDAVKRVGGFTELFEAAATTGEQSGNVAELLERVSSFFGKKSEELTSRFVSIIEPLFIMFIGVIIGFIVISIMDPLFSLNTLVR; translated from the coding sequence ATGCCTACTTTCACATACACGGGCGTAAACAAAAGCGGAAAGAAGGTCAAAGGCGTTCTGGAAGGGGACACGAAAAACTCCGCCGTGGCGAGGCTCATGGCGGAAGGGGTTCTTGTTTCAGAAATCCGTTCAGTGCGCGATAAAAAGGGCTTTCTCTCGTCATTCCAGCTTTTCAGCGGCAAAGGCGCCGTGCCTGATATTTTCTTCCAGCTTTCCCTGCTGCTTAAAAGCGGCATTGCCCTTGTTCATGCCCTGAAAGTAATGGCAGGCTCCTCCGCAAGGGGGCGCATGCGCAATGTGGTCATGGATGTTGCGGGAACAGTTTCGGAAGGTAAAAGATTTTCCGATGCCCTCGCAAAATATCCGGACACTTTTGAGGAAATGTACATAAACCTCATCAGAACGGCGGAAGAGGTGGGCAGGCTGCCCGAAGTCCTCATGGATATTGCCCGTTTTGAAGAGGAAAAGAAAAAGGTGAAAGGCAAGCTCACCAGCGCGCTCATGTATCCTATGGCGGTTCTCATAATGGGCTTGGGTGTTGTGGGCTTCCTGCTCAGTTATGTCGTCCCCAAGCTTGAGGGGATCTTCGCTGCCGCAGGGTCGGACATTCCGGGAAGCACCAAGGCGCTGATAGCCATCTCCTCCGTGCTCCAGTCGTACGGTATTTTCATATTCATACTGATACTGGCCGCTGCCGTCGGCGTGCGCTGGTATTACCGCAACAACATTAAATTCAGAATGAAGGTGGATTCAAGACTGCTTGAAATCCAGTTTATAAACCATGTGCTCATCGCCCGCTTTGCCCATGTAGTGGCGTTTCAGGTCAGTGAGGGGCTTCCGCTTACCGAGGCTCTGGATAACGCTGCCAAGGTTTCTTGGAACAGGGCTTTCACTGCCAAGGTGGACGCTGTGGCGGATAAAGTGCGTTCCGGGGACAGGTTCTCGGATGCGGTCAAAAGGGTCGGCGGTTTTACTGAGCTTTTTGAAGCGGCTGCCACAACAGGGGAGCAGTCCGGAAATGTCGCCGAGCTCCTCGAAAGGGTAAGCTCATTCTTCGGCAAAAAGTCAGAGGAACTCACATCAAGGTTCGTATCAATTATCGAGCCTCTGTTTATAATGTTCATAGGTGTGATAATCGGATTCATCGTGATTTCGATAATGGATCCGCTGTTTTCGCTTAACACCCTCGTCAGATAA
- the gspG gene encoding type II secretion system major pseudopilin GspG yields MMNSKGFTIIEVLVVIVILGLLATFMVPKIMGKPDEARVAKAKNDILAIESALKMYKLDNGYYPTTEQGLESLIQAPTIEPIPKNYRKGGYLDTSKKPLDPWDRDFIYRSPGENDRDYEIISLGADGVEGGEDFNSDIKSYEIR; encoded by the coding sequence ATGATGAACAGCAAAGGTTTCACTATCATCGAAGTGCTGGTGGTTATCGTTATCCTCGGCCTTCTTGCCACTTTCATGGTCCCTAAAATAATGGGCAAGCCTGATGAGGCGAGGGTAGCCAAGGCAAAGAACGATATACTTGCCATTGAATCCGCTCTTAAGATGTACAAGCTTGACAACGGCTACTACCCCACCACAGAGCAGGGGCTTGAGTCCCTTATTCAGGCGCCCACAATTGAGCCCATCCCCAAAAACTACCGCAAAGGCGGCTATCTGGACACTTCCAAAAAGCCCCTTGACCCGTGGGATCGCGACTTCATCTACAGAAGCCCCGGCGAAAACGACAGAGACTATGAAATAATCTCCCTCGGAGCCGACGGTGTGGAAGGCGGGGAAGACTTCAACTCAGACATCAAGAGCTATGAAATAAGATAA
- a CDS encoding type II secretion system minor pseudopilin, which translates to MNNKGSVLVFVLIFVAFTIGIVTFMHQRAGNSLADSAGLQFEYQSSIYAMSAIEAIREVLEDDDNNYDYDGESWAIIPPFPVPMGFISITVTPTNGRIPLNMMDGDNKSAAYVTGCRNTLKELELQESICSVIKDWIDTDGEVSDLGEENVDYNIDGKTYSTKNGSLETLRELSFINGAKDHYDVLAQHFTNQGDGKLNLNFVTKEALIGLVPGIASYADSIIEYRTKNTYKDVSNIMNAASIPQDIYNTSLDYLTVKSSLFYVKTEVSLNDKSRFYHVLLERNGSRTSVVKYIEGNDGIFF; encoded by the coding sequence ATGAACAATAAGGGGAGCGTTCTTGTTTTCGTGCTTATATTTGTCGCCTTCACCATCGGCATAGTGACCTTTATGCATCAGCGGGCGGGCAACTCTCTGGCGGACAGCGCAGGGCTCCAGTTTGAATATCAGTCATCTATTTATGCCATGTCAGCCATAGAAGCCATAAGGGAAGTTCTTGAGGATGATGACAATAATTACGACTATGACGGGGAATCATGGGCGATTATACCCCCTTTTCCCGTTCCCATGGGGTTCATATCCATCACAGTAACCCCCACCAACGGCCGCATACCGCTGAACATGATGGACGGGGACAACAAATCCGCCGCCTACGTGACCGGATGCAGGAACACGCTGAAAGAGCTTGAGCTTCAGGAATCGATCTGCTCCGTCATAAAAGACTGGATAGACACCGATGGCGAGGTTTCAGACCTGGGTGAAGAAAATGTAGACTATAATATTGACGGAAAAACCTACTCCACCAAAAACGGCTCGCTGGAAACCCTCAGGGAACTCAGCTTCATAAACGGAGCCAAGGATCATTATGATGTGCTTGCCCAGCACTTCACCAATCAGGGGGACGGCAAGCTGAACCTGAACTTCGTGACCAAGGAAGCGCTCATCGGGCTGGTTCCGGGAATTGCCTCATACGCGGACAGCATAATAGAGTACAGAACGAAAAACACATACAAAGACGTGTCAAATATAATGAACGCAGCAAGCATTCCGCAGGATATATACAATACGTCGCTGGACTATCTCACGGTAAAAAGTTCTTTATTTTATGTAAAGACTGAAGTAAGTTTGAATGACAAGTCCCGTTTTTACCATGTACTTCTGGAAAGAAACGGTTCGCGCACATCCGTAGTGAAATATATAGAAGGGAACGATGGCATCTTCTTCTGA
- the gspD gene encoding type II secretion system secretin GspD produces MKRFIVIVLLLVSFNSYAQYDVNFNNMSMKDFVKFTAEFTGKNFVYDENDLRGQVTVQTGMKMNSKDVMDIFYATLELNGLTAVDKQRYIQIVKSGDVKFYGDNYINNMTGKENGFLTTVVSPKNFNVRMLVSVLKNLSSRSGNADILVGMNAIVIRDSADRIQKIMSILDTLEREAAGYTVKSIVIKNGLASNVEKIVSKLYAELQKNFMTAADPVIVADDYSNVLVIAAKEGDFERINYIINQVDSSASSAHSQPKVFYLNNANAEDVEKVMNKLLSSVTDAKTQAVVKSQVAADKATNSIIVVGDQELYQKVEGLIEKLDIPRRQVYVEALIIETTLDSGNKFGVEWQTALGGKNGVGTVGFVNDNGGLNSFQSAVLGDGNTPSLAGGFNLGILGDIIKYDGVSFPSLSLLVNAIKSASGVNILSNPQILTLDNEEAEIFAGENRPFLTSTKYDSNNNPVQSYDYRDVGVKLKIQPQISANDYVTLSIEQEVKKVSSATFDSTQPVTLTRNTKTKVKLKDGSMVVISGLMKDDSSEDRSAVPGLSKIPLIGWLFKNTSKSYEKTNLMVFINAQIISSHEEAEELSERKRQESVDFKNESKKTIDKSFK; encoded by the coding sequence ATGAAGCGTTTTATAGTTATAGTTTTATTATTAGTCTCCTTTAATTCGTATGCGCAGTACGATGTGAACTTCAATAATATGTCCATGAAGGACTTTGTTAAATTCACGGCAGAATTTACCGGGAAAAACTTTGTCTACGATGAAAACGATCTGAGGGGACAGGTTACGGTTCAGACCGGAATGAAGATGAACTCCAAGGACGTTATGGACATCTTCTACGCCACGCTCGAACTGAACGGGCTTACTGCTGTTGACAAACAGCGCTACATCCAGATTGTAAAAAGCGGTGATGTGAAGTTCTACGGCGACAATTACATAAACAACATGACCGGCAAGGAGAACGGGTTTCTCACCACCGTTGTTTCCCCGAAAAACTTCAATGTGCGCATGCTTGTTTCAGTGCTCAAAAACCTCAGTTCCAGAAGCGGCAACGCAGATATACTGGTGGGGATGAACGCCATAGTTATCCGTGATTCGGCAGACCGCATCCAGAAAATTATGAGCATTCTCGACACCCTTGAGAGAGAGGCTGCCGGATACACTGTAAAAAGCATAGTGATCAAAAACGGACTTGCCTCAAATGTGGAGAAAATCGTCTCCAAACTTTATGCGGAGCTCCAGAAAAACTTCATGACCGCCGCCGACCCGGTAATAGTCGCGGATGACTATTCCAACGTGCTTGTAATCGCGGCCAAAGAAGGCGACTTTGAAAGAATAAACTACATCATAAATCAGGTTGACAGTTCAGCTTCGTCAGCCCATAGCCAGCCCAAAGTTTTTTATCTCAACAATGCCAACGCGGAGGATGTGGAAAAAGTGATGAACAAGCTCCTCTCCTCTGTTACAGACGCAAAAACTCAGGCTGTAGTGAAGTCTCAGGTTGCGGCGGACAAGGCTACTAACTCCATAATAGTTGTGGGTGATCAGGAGCTTTACCAGAAGGTTGAAGGGCTGATCGAAAAGCTCGACATACCCAGAAGACAGGTTTATGTGGAAGCGCTTATTATAGAAACCACTCTGGACAGCGGCAACAAGTTCGGTGTTGAGTGGCAGACAGCTTTGGGCGGCAAGAACGGCGTGGGCACTGTGGGTTTCGTCAATGACAACGGCGGACTCAACAGCTTTCAGAGTGCTGTGCTCGGCGACGGCAACACTCCTTCACTGGCGGGCGGCTTCAACTTGGGTATTCTTGGAGACATCATCAAGTATGACGGAGTGAGTTTTCCCTCTCTCAGCCTCCTTGTGAATGCCATCAAATCAGCATCCGGCGTGAATATTCTCTCAAACCCGCAGATACTTACTCTTGATAATGAAGAGGCGGAAATCTTTGCCGGTGAGAACAGGCCCTTCCTCACAAGTACAAAATATGACTCCAACAACAACCCCGTACAGTCTTATGACTACCGTGATGTGGGTGTTAAGCTGAAAATTCAGCCCCAGATATCCGCTAACGACTATGTTACTCTCTCCATAGAGCAGGAAGTCAAGAAGGTAAGTTCTGCAACCTTTGATTCCACTCAGCCTGTTACACTCACTCGTAACACCAAAACGAAGGTTAAGCTGAAAGATGGCTCAATGGTGGTTATCAGCGGCCTCATGAAGGACGACTCCTCGGAAGACCGTTCCGCAGTTCCCGGACTCTCAAAGATTCCGCTTATCGGATGGCTGTTTAAAAACACCAGCAAGTCTTATGAGAAAACAAACCTCATGGTGTTTATTAACGCGCAGATTATAAGCAGCCATGAAGAAGCAGAAGAGCTTTCCGAAAGGAAAAGACAGGAATCAGTAGACTTTAAAAACGAATCGAAGAAAACAATAGATAAGAGCTTTAAATGA